A single Watersipora subatra chromosome 7, tzWatSuba1.1, whole genome shotgun sequence DNA region contains:
- the LOC137399660 gene encoding putative cuticle collagen 145 encodes MFVYLVGPPGPPGTAGRDGRDGEDGMPGRDGLDGNDGTDGSDGLDGLPGRDGRDGVDGSDGADGLPGRDGIPGRDGEKGDVGNSGEPGIEGRAGERGPKGESGQAAGGAIYTRWGRTTCGSNAVLLYEGFVGGSPFQHQGGGGNYQCMVNDAVYNRNNAVTISGYMAGTEYQTYSYGVFSNSANEQNVPCAVCYAETRSSVIMIPGKRSCPDNEWTIEYEGYIMSANYVDNGKTTFECVDANPEYIDGESANDNGALFHFNKASCSQGVPCPPYNANKAITCADCLVGPPGPPGVGGRDGRDGEDGMSGRDGRDGSDGNDGKEGRDGADGLPGRDGYPGRDGEKGREGPADDPGSKGESGQAAGGPIYTRCGRTTCGSNAVLLYEGFIGGSPHDHHGGGGNYHCMVNDAVYNSDNTVTHSGYMAGTEYESNNFGVFSNSAYHQNAPCAVCYDETRSSVIMIPGKRSCYLMSAKHEHNGRRTFECVDAEPEYIDGEHASNDGALFYFNKTSCNQGVPCPPYNANKAIICAVCTK; translated from the exons ATGTTTGTCTATCTAGTTGGACCTCCTGGACCGCCAGGAACTGCAGGTAGAGATGGAAGAGATGGAGAAGATGGAATGCCAGGAAGAGATGGGTTGGATGGCAATGATGGAACAGATGGTAGCGATGGATTAGATGGACTGCCAGGTAGAGATGGGAGGGATGGAGTCGATGGCAGTGATGGCGCAGATGGACTGCCAGGTAGAGATGGAATTCCTGGTCGAGATGGAGAAAAAG GGGATGTTGGAAACTCTGGTGAGCCTGGTATTGAAGGCCGTGCAGGGGAACGTGGTCCGAAAGGAGAGTCCGGACAAGCAGCAGGTGGTGCGATTTACACTAGATGGGGACGAACCACATGTGGATCTAATGCAGTGCTCCTTTATGAAG GGTTTGTCGGAGGATCTCCGTTTCAACATCAAGGAGGAGGAGGCAACTACCAGTGCATGGTAAATGATGCTGTGTATAACCGTAATAATGCAGTCACAATTAGCGGTTACATGGCGGGTACAGAATATCAGACTTACTCCTATGGTGTATTCAGCAATTCTGCCAATGAACAAAATGTTCCGTGCGCTGTCTGCTATGCTGAAACCAGATCATCTGTAATCATGATTCCTGGTAAAAGAAGCTGCCCTGACAATGAGTGGACAATTGAATATGAAG GCTACATAATGTCTGCCAATTATGTTGATAATGGGAAGACGACATTTGAGTGTGTTGATGCCAATCCAGAGTACATCGATGGAGAGAGTGCTAATGATAATGGTGCACTTTTTCACTTCAACAAAGCTAGTTGCAGTCAAGGAGTTCCTTGCCCCCCGTACAATGCGAACAAAGCCATTACTTGCGCT GACTGTTTAGTTGGACCTCCTGGACCACCAGGGGTTGGAGGCAGAGATGGTAGAGATGGAGAAGATGGAATGTCAGGTAGAGATGGTAGAGATGGATCAGATGGTAATGATGGAAAAGAGGGAAGAGATGGAGCGGATGGACTGCCAGGTAGAGATGGATATCCTGGTCGAGATGGAGAAAAAG GCCGTGAAGGGCCAGCAGATGATCCTGGTTCAAAAGGGGAGTCTGGACAAGCGGCTGGTGGTCCGATTTACACTAGATGTGGACGAACCACGTGTGGATCTAATGCAGTGCTCCTTTATGAAG GCTTTATCGGAGGATCTCCGCATGACCATCATGGAGGAGGAGGCAACTACCATTGCATGGTAAATGATGCTGTGTATAACAGTGATAATACGGTCACACATAGCGGCTATATGGCGGGTACAGAATATGAAAGTAACAACTTTGGTGTATTCAGTAATTCTGCCTATCACCAAAATGCTCCGTGCGCCGTCTGCTATGATGAAACCAGATCATCTGTTATCATGATTCCTGGTAAAAGAAGCT gCTACTTGATGTCTGCAAAGCATGAGCATAATGGGAGGAGAACATTTGAGTGTGTTGATGCCGAGCCGGAGTACATCGATGGAGAGCATGCTAGTAATGATGGTGCACTTTTTTACTTCAACAAAACTAGTTGCAATCAAGGAGTTCCTTGCCCCCCGTACAATGCAAACAAAGCCATTATTTGCGCTGTTTGCACTAAATAA